One segment of Solanum lycopersicum chromosome 1, SLM_r2.1 DNA contains the following:
- the LOC138341194 gene encoding secreted RxLR effector protein 161-like → MGVPTPIASIVAFPEFAEDNLVDGSFYRRILTSSFRIRISNEHDNRFLAYSDSDWAGYPVYRTSSTSYVVYLDSSPVSLSSKMQRFVFLSSVEAKYQAIASTISERYWQTILLHELRFPISTTAQIFCDNVSTK, encoded by the exons ATGGGTGTTCCAACACCAATTGCTTCGATTGTGGCTTTCCCCGAGTTTGCTGAAGATAATTTAGTTGATGGCTCTTTTTATAGGAGGATATTG ACATCTTCTTTTCGTATTCGAATTTCCAATGAACATGATAACCGTTTTCTAGCCTACTCAGATTCTGATTGGGCTGGATATCCTGTCTATCGAACCTCCAGTACAAGCTATGTTGTTTACCTTGACAGTTCTCCAGTATCCTTGTCCTCTAAGATGCAAAGATTTGTCTTCTTGTCCTCCGTAGAAGCAAAATATCAGGCTATTGCATCTACTATTTCTGAAAGATATTGGCAAACAATTTTACTTCATGAACTTCGGTTTCCTATTTCCACCACTGCTCAAATATTTTGTGACAATGTCAGCACCAAATAA